Genomic window (Capricornis sumatraensis isolate serow.1 chromosome 1, serow.2, whole genome shotgun sequence):
TGAAATGAGCTGGATGCACCCAGCAGGGGGACGCCCCTTCCCGTGGGGCCCCCCTGGGTGGCCAAGAGCCCCACACCCACAAGCCCTGCTCATCACGGCCAAGGAGCTGCGGGCGTTGGGCAGGGCGTGTGCTGGCTTCAAGCTGCGTCTTGGGAGGCAGGACGACGGCAGCGAGGCCACTGGCCTCCTCCTGGAGGAGGCCGAGAAGGTGGGGGGCCCGTTGGGGACTCTGGCTGAGGAGCTTA
Coding sequences:
- the QRFP gene encoding orexigenic neuropeptide QRFP; the encoded protein is MRNPYSLPYLLFLPLGACFPVLDTEEPMDAVGGTGREMSWMHPAGGRPFPWGPPGWPRAPHPQALLITAKELRALGRACAGFKLRLGRQDDGSEATGLLLEEAEKVGGPLGTLAEELNGYSRKKGGFSFRFGRG